GAGAACAGAAAATCATAAAATCAAGTGAAAGCTAAGATTATTTTGTAAAGTGAAAAAGTTATGTTGTTGAATGTTATTGTAATTGTATAATTTGGAATCTATTGAATCTGATAAGATTGATTATGCACTGAAATTTCCTCAATTATATTCAAtagaatttattatttcttagTAAAGGATCTCTGAATAATCTTTCATGCTATTATGTTAGTTTAatctatattttcaaattacgcTATTGATTCACCgttaattcaaaaaatcaatcaaaGTTAATAGCATAGTTCGTGAATTGAAGTATCACTATCATATTGGATTTGAATTTGAACTGAATATAtaatttgaaatctaaaaaagaTCAGTCAAAATTTTTTAAGtcataaaaatgtaaaagaaagcAAGAATGTTATCAACAGCCATAAAACAGAAGCTTAGGCCAAGTGTTCACTAAGCAAACCCATAAATAGCAAATTAATCCAAAAGAGAATTGATACAAATCATTTATATCACGTCCAATGTTTATGCTCACCTTACAGGTAGAGCAAACCCAACTCTCAAAAGAATCCTGAGATGTTACAATTGGATCATGGCAATCCTGATGATAAAGTGCATGGCAATGAGAACATTCCAGAAGTTGATTTTTCGCAGCAACATCCATTCCACTGAAAAATAAGTCTATTAGGTCtcacttaaaatttttttttgttttattatattgGCATTTACAATATACTTATACACATATGGAAATACAGAATACGATGACGTTTTAAACTAACatataaatattaattatatattCTAATTCTTATACTTACTCACAAACTACACACATGAGATCTTCTTTCAATAGATCCAATTCTAATTCATTATCTGAATTAGATGCTTTACTATCCTCATAAATATTGATCACAGGCTTATATTCTTCAACTCTATCAATACACTCTGGTTTAATACAATTTGAAACGATGTGTCTGAAGTCTTTGGTAATTCCGTACTTATTTTTGATGGATTCTTCAAGAAAGGATTGCAAAGCTGTAGCATTTTCTTTAGTAAGAGAATCACCGGAATATAAATATCCAATACATTTTATTAAATTCCAGTCCATATCAGTAGTAATGTTCAggaaattcattttgattaCAGATGTTTGCGTTTCTTCTAGACAAACGGAAAACACCTCGAAAATcttagagaaaatatttatcagtTCAGGAACAAGAAAAATGAGGTTATTTTATGTCTATCTGTCAATAACAAAACAGTTAATTTGTAACCAGAGAGTTTTTATGTCTGACCATAGCCaacataaaatatgaaaataatattaatgtgGTCttcccatagacctaatatctatttgattgattcatattaggtctatgggtcATCCCAAATATTACTGTTCTCCCATAATAACATATATAGGTTAGATATATAGATTAACGAAGTACTGTATATGATTAGGTATTTCTATGGTTtactaataaaaaaatgtcaacTGTTGTCAACAAAATCCCAAACTTGTCAACTAGCCAGGAAGAAATTGGAATAAAACAATGACTAAAATGTATATTAATAACATTACtatttcatcataaaatattcCCTTATATGTTAGTGCGGAAACCATGTAATTTATAAATATGGTCCCATTCATAATGGataaaaaatatgattttcttTGTTGCAAACTAATATCATTAAGATGGGTAAGTACCAGTTCAACGATAATCAAAACAATAGTCAAGAAATTATAAGCAATAATATCAATTCACTCCTTATTAGAACATGGTGTTTTAATGCAAAATAATAGTGTAAACATGGGAGCAACAAGTAATTCAAATAGTGCTCGACTGGTAGCTTTACAAGAGAGGAAAAAGTCTATTGAAGAAGCTTTAAACAATAAGGAGAAAGAACTGAGAGAATTATGTCTACAGGTATGTTGAATTCTTATTGCAAATGAATATCCATGCAAGTGTAATTGAccataaatatctgaaatctatGATATATGGTTATATTTTGGTAATCGCACTCATTTCAATCAAAACCTGTGTTATCAAATCCAAgaattgatatttatttctcaaaaacattgcatttttgaatcataaaaaaatacatttccATTCCTAGTGATGTTGTATTTTCTTATCAGAGATAATAATTAATCAGTAATTGACATTTGAGTTTGAATTATAGAGATTGCAGATTACtcaattatatatttctataaatatgaGCTGATATCAGTCATTACTATGATAACAAACACTATCATCACTATGATAATATACAATGAGTATTAATGCaataatatttatgaaaaataattcaatatttttcaaattagaaaataAATTGACACATAacactttttattttctgatGATATTTGTTTgacccaaaaatgaaaaaaatattaaaattattttttttaccaGGAAGCAGATCTCACAGGAATTATTCCTTCAGAAATGCCA
Above is a window of Harmonia axyridis chromosome X, icHarAxyr1.1, whole genome shotgun sequence DNA encoding:
- the LOC123686288 gene encoding integrator complex subunit 12 codes for the protein MNFLNITTDMDWNLIKCIGYLYSGDSLTKENATALQSFLEESIKNKYGITKDFRHIVSNCIKPECIDRVEEYKPVINIYEDSKASNSDNELELDLLKEDLMCVVCDGMDVAAKNQLLECSHCHALYHQDCHDPIVTSQDSFESWVCSTCKEISKKTIIYSAPSNNATPSTPQSVPLVTSSNLKLTISKSHRHSSSSDNYKSSSDKSSSGNSSSSSKSSSSTMLKSHSGGSSSSRNITPNINIISADKRIQNMKKKAAKLQEKRKLPKLC